Sequence from the Cryptococcus neoformans var. neoformans JEC21 chromosome 1, complete sequence genome:
ATTTCCGGGTACCCAATCCATCCGCACAATCTGCAATGTCCTTGCAGCAGCTATATAACCTGACTATCCGCCACTGGGAGCCGGCTATCTTTTCAGGGCTGCTCGGTCACTTTGCGTCTGGGAATATGCCATCTCCTGCTGCATTACCTGCGGATCGTGCTTTCCAGTCGCAGCATTACGGTCCTTCCACTCCGATGAGAGACACGGATCTTTCACAGTGGATAAATCTCACGCCTGGCGCGTGGTCAGCGCAACATGATCCGTTTATCGGCTCAACTGGGCAGAGTAATCTTTTCAAGCCGCAAGCGCCTGAAGATGCTGGGTTCCCTTTTCCGCTTACGTCTGGATTAAAGGCGGGAGAGAAGGCTGAAGATGTTGGACGCAAATCGTTGGCGAATGGGGTTGCGGAGGAAGATCAAATGGGCCAGAGTATTGCCGAGATTCTGgcaaggatggaagaggagcaggacGGTGATGGGCCTGTTTCGGTTGCGGAGGACGAGATCCAGACGCACTCTCAGCCGTCTCGAATGTCGTTCACCGAGTTGGGCTCCCAAAGGCTTAATCCGGTAGACCAATCgttccatcttccaacgCCGGAGACGACCTCGTCCGAGTCGCCTAATAATCACAATGCGCACAATAACAAGATTGCATTCTCACCTCCTACATCCATGTCTTCGCCGTTTGTTTCTGCTGGCTCGACCGGTAGTGTGGTGCCTACGAACAACGAAAGCGGCCCTGGGCCTACGAAATGCTCAGCACATGTCAAGACACGGCCAACACAGGTCCCCATACCGCCTGTCGATTTTATTCCCCCGCCTCCGATGTGCATGTTTTTCAATCCATCGTTTGAAAATCTTCAAGATGGCAAGTCGGGTGTGTGGCGTGGAGATTTGGAAGTGCGGGGCAGGGGCGGCGGCAAGTTTTCGGTCCTCGTCATTGGGGAAAGCGGAATGGATCATCTATGGTAAGTCGGTGTACTCTTTTTGTGCAAATGGATTTCGAATCCTGACATTCCTTGTCAGGCAATCACACCTCTGGCCGCAAAGTCTTAGCTACCCTCTCAAGCCCAATAACAGTGATGAATGTTACACCAGCTCAATGATTCCCGTTTCTCATCTTGCCCGTGAGGGTCTCGTACCGATAACCATGGGGATGGTGCTGTGTAATGAGCCGGCCGATCGGATTGATCCCTATGTCAAGATGGTTCATGGCTTACATGCTGAAGGTGTGGTACGTAGAAAAAAAGGCCTTTCATGGCACATTGACGCAGAAAAAAGTGGCTGATCAAAATTTTGTAggctttccatcttccttgcgAGAATCCGCGTCTGCCTGTGGTATTCCTCCCCACAAAATTCCATGCCAATGACCCTCTTCTCCGACTTGGCGTGGCGTTCATGGGGAAAGCAGGTCTTCCGTACCCGTCTGCGCCTTTATCGGCCCCACGGGCAAGGCGACATACTTATGATCTTGGCGCGACTAGTCGAGAAGagccgaagaacaagaagagaagacagAGCGCATCGACCGGCATCAAGCCGAAGAGCGGTTCGCGGAGGAacagcaaggaaaaggaagggcaGTAGGAGATCCACACCGCGATACCCCAGCTATCGATACCCAACCAACATCTTTCACGACATTTTACGACTGTAATGACTAATACACGGTACTTATTTTCGGCTCGACCACAGgctttcttttttgctttACTGTAACATGAAACAAAAACATCGATGTGTATCGTTGAACAGGCAAAAACGGATGCGCGGCGAGAGTGTGACGGGGAAGGAGAGTTGGCGAATCAAGTGTGTTGAGCTAGGCAAGGATCTTTCTAATCTGCGGATGGGGCGTGTGCCGTATGGCTGTGCAAGAGCTGTTTGTAGGCGTTGCTGGAAGAGAATGGTATGCATACACGGATACTGCCTGGCTGTGGTTGTTGTGTTACATAATGTATGGACTGTGTGCCACGGGGGATATGCCGGTATTCT
This genomic interval carries:
- a CDS encoding expressed protein, which translates into the protein MTGNCSVPAYSDGPLPNVTDGNHEVLRSMSIGKRKLGLENGTEGRMDPDEHGNRGLSEPPSSHTQSTNATMSPHPVLTASSALSMSRGSPYSSTTTTASETRGQHPLAQPPLNANGSNSPSPLPLDFTPIPLAQITNLRKSLSRRRSSYPPATTPGALDSLFSWSASGTPKADLSSLLDSLPGLGEGVDGNKGTGWTPGSNAWEQFIDPSSDIVESTDVLTSMDSQTLRKLQLSASRVVNAPPAAPQSDEAKGNSAPAAPQLSNVLRPPPPTPGKRNIQQSHESEWRSALASVIQIDGVGDVPVLKILQEVWKRGGGDSVTALCLWPSIIVALAIPADSGPDFRVPNPSAQSAMSLQQLYNLTIRHWEPAIFSGLLGHFASGNMPSPAALPADRAFQSQHYGPSTPMRDTDLSQWINLTPGAWSAQHDPFIGSTGQSNLFKPQAPEDAGFPFPLTSGLKAGEKAEDVGRKSLANGVAEEDQMGQSIAEILARMEEEQDGDGPVSVAEDEIQTHSQPSRMSFTELGSQRLNPVDQSFHLPTPETTSSESPNNHNAHNNKIAFSPPTSMSSPFVSAGSTGSVVPTNNESGPGPTKCSAHVKTRPTQVPIPPVDFIPPPPMCMFFNPSFENLQDGKSGVWRGDLEVRGRGGGKFSVLVIGESGMDHLWQSHLWPQSLSYPLKPNNSDECYTSSMIPVSHLAREGLVPITMGMVLCNEPADRIDPYVKMVHGLHAEGVAFHLPCENPRLPVVFLPTKFHANDPLLRLGVAFMGKAGLPYPSAPLSAPRARRHTYDLGATSREEPKNKKRRQSASTGIKPKSGSRRNSKEKEGQ